The window TTTTCTTTCTAAGTTTACGAGAGCATTGAGATAAATAATCATTATTGGTTTTATCTTATATAGACATGGCAAATATCTGATTCGTTTATTTATAAGTCGTTCTTCTGAGCAACCCTTAGGGGATCCTATAGTCGGCACCCGACCGACTATAGGCCTTCCTTAAGGTAGAGGGGGTGTAAACTGAGCTGAAAAGGAACGTTAATAATGGTTAGAACTACGGTATCTTAGTGGATAAAATAGGATTAACTAAAAGAAACAATAAGGATCTAGCTTTTACCCCGCTTTTCTATAATACAGACACCGGCGGGGTTGAAATCGGTCTTGATCACTTTCCAATTGGGGTTTAAGAAGGCATAGACGATCAGAGTAAAAATTCTTGCTTGATGGCTGATGATCAGGATGTCATTTTTCACTCTTTTGACCATTTTAATGATCTGCCGTGCCTGGATGTAATAACGGACAATTTTCAGGGTAAAGATAGATTTAAGCAGGCAGAGAAAGATCCAGTATTTTAGTTTGATTTTTATAGTATTAGGCAATAAGGGGGGGGTTATATAAATCTCCTCCAGTTGAGGAACCGATTTAGAATGAGTAAAATCGTGGGGATCATGGAGAAATGCTTTTGCAGTCTGTTGTGTTCTTTTCATTGGACTGTAAAAGATGAATGAATACATATTTTGCAGAGCTTTGACCTGTTTGGCTATCTCTTCTTTTCCGAGAGGAGTTAGAGTGGATTTCTTCCAACTTTCTAAAATATTGACAAACTGTGAGTAAGTTAGCTTCTTATTATAATCCTCTAAGAGATGCGATGCAGTTCCGTGTCTAATAATATACACTCTCATAGGTTGTTGCTCAACTAAATTCGTCTATATTTCCAATAATAATACTGGAGTGAAAAACCTGCATAAAACCGACACCTGCCTGCGAAAAATCCAATTCATGTTCTTTGAGAATAGAGGTGAGATGTTGCGGAGTCTTTTTATCGGTAATGTTTGCCATAACGACTACCGACTCCAAGCTTTTTTTCTTACTTTGAATGCTTAAGCCGGCAAAGACCGGAATATGATAAGCAATGCGACGTGACATCGAAGATGATGTTATTACCTCTGCATTGTGAATTCCGACATCTAACATAGAGGTCAAGAGATCGGGCAGTTTGTGTTTTTTAAAGAGGGTAATTACTAAGAGCAAATTATCATGAGTCTCTTCTTGATCAATATCTTGATCATACTCCCTGATAGTGCTCAATACTTCATCAATATTGTTGGCATTGATCAATTTTTCACTGAAAGTGGGATTCTTTAGTAAACGGGCAGATTTGGCGAGAAGTCGCAGATATTCTTTATTATGCTGATTATCACAACCGAAAAGAAAGGCAATATTTACTGGATCATAGGTTGGATGTTCATAGTTGATCCCTTTTTTACTGACCACAATGAGTAAAAAGAGACGACCAACACTTTTACATCCGGCATGAGGGATGGCAATATGAGGGAAAATGGCTGTATTAGCTGCTTGCTCGCGAGCTACGAGTGCTCTGTAAAAACGATGTCGATTCTCAATGTAACCTTTGTTGTGTAAGTGATCAGTCATTACTTTAAAGAGAGCTTCTTTATTATCGATTTGGGGATTGAGGAGAACCAGATCATGATTTGTATATTTTTCCAGCATCTTTACTAATCCTTTTAAAAGGTCTCTTTCCGGAATTTCTTATAACTGAATTTGATCAAGAAAGGTGCAACCAATGATGAAATGATAACCATCAAAACGGTCGCTGAGAGGACATCGACAGAGATCAGATCACGGCGTAATCCCATCGAAGCAATAATCAGAGCGACTTCACCGCGAGGGATCATACCAAAACCGATACGGGTAGCACGGGTAACATCAAAACTAGCTATTCTGGCACCGGCAGCACTACCGAGGAACTTGCTGACCAATGCTAAAATAACAAATAGGACTAAATACAGAGGTTTGATCGATAACTCACCTAAATGAAGAGTTAGTCCGATACCGATAAAGAAAAAATCTATGAAGAATGATTTTCCGACCTGAGATATACCGCTATTTATCAAATTACGGTACTCGGTCTGCCCAATAAAGAGACCAGCAAGATAGGCACCCGTGATAGCAGCTAAACCGGACATTTCGGCAAACCAAGAATAGATAAAGATTATAGCTACACTCAGGGAGAGGATTGAACCATCCAAATTCAATTTTTTTGAGTTCAGGAATATAGCGGGTAGTAGATAAAGCCCGACCGCGAATGCAATGATAAAATAAAAGACAATTTTAATGATAGCTAAGAAGAGTTCGCTTTGATAGAGGGCTGTTGTCGAGGTCTTTTCGATGGAAAGACCAAAAATGAATGAAACCAATAAAATGCCCAGGATATCGTCTATAATAGCACTGTTAACTATAGTACGTCCTTCAATGCTCTTTAATTTATCAATATCCATCAAGGTGATAACTGAGATGCTGATACTAGTTGCAGTAAAAATAGCTCCAATAAAGAGACTGCTAACCAAGCTATAGTTGAAGAGCATCGATAAGATGAAACCTGTACTAAACGGAAATATTACTCCACCAAGAGCAGGGGAGATCGCTTTTTTTGATTCCTCTTTTAGCTTATGGAGGTTAGTTTGAATACCTGCTTCAAAGATCAAAAAGAGGATTCCGATCTGTGCTATCCATTCAATAATCCCATTCTTTTGTACATAATTCAGCAAACTGGGACCGAGAACTATGCCGAGCAGGATAAGTGATATGACAGGGGGAAACTTGATTTTTATAGAAACAGCCCGTAGGATGTTTGCCATGAAGAGAATCAAGGCAATTTGCAGTACAAGGTTCATCACATGATTCATAATGTTTCAGACCGTCACATATTTATAATTCGATTTCTTCATCGGGATTACCAATGAGCAGAGAGGTCTCTATAATCTGGATAAAACCGACCCCTTGCTTGTTAAAATCGAGATTGTTTTCTTTCAGAAGCTCAGCTAAGCGATGAGCTGTCTTCTGATCATTAATCAAGCAGATGATAACTTTTGATTCTTTATGTTTCTTTGTCTCATCAAAATACATACCGGAAAAAACAGGAATATCTAAGGAAATCTTACTGCTCAGGGATGTTGATTCCATCAGAGAGGCATTAGTAATGCCTAATTCCACCATCGAAGTCAATAGATCGTCTAAGCGATGAGTTTCATGTAAAGTAATTATCATTGTATAGTAAACTTTGCTTTCTTCAGCTTCGTCTTCAGGTTTATCATATTCGTCAAGGAGTTGTATAACTTGTGATGGTTCTTTACATTGCAGAAGATTATCGCGAAACTCTTCTATTTTCAATAAACGGGCAGATTTAGCGAGGAGTTGTAAATATTCTTTATTGAATTTATCGGAGGTGCCGAAAAAGAAGATTATCTTTGCTTTACCCATATCAGGGTTGCCGAAATCGAGACCATCCTTAATCAAAACAATACTCATAAAGAGTTTTTCGACTGAATCTGAACGGGAGTGGGGCAGAGCTATACCAGGCATGAGTTCGGTATTAGAAACATCTTCTCGATCTTGGAGTGCCTGTAAGAACGCTTTTTTATTGAGAATATAATCCATATTGTAAAGGTGATTGACCATCTTCTCAAAAAGTTCTTCTTTGTTCTGAACCTGTGGCTCGATAATCACTAAATCTTTGTTTATATAGTGTGAGAGCATATTAACTCCATTCTTTATTACACTTTTGTTATCTTAAACCGGTTTTTCATAATTTGTGTATCTATCCCCTAACCAAAAAGTCACTACTATTTATTATGTACCTTCTCTTGGCCGATTTCGCAAAGCTCGTTGTTTATTTAAATGTTCTGTATATGTCTTGGAAAAAATATGTCGACCGCGTTTACCGGCAAAGAAATAAAGAAATTCCGAATCTGCTGGATCTAATACAGCTTGCATTGATAATACAGAAGGATTGCATATCGGAGTTGGAGGTAATCCTGCTCTGCGATATGTGTTATAAGGAGAATCTATCTGCAGATCTACATAATAGATAGTAGTTCGTTGAATACCATTTTTGGATAGGGCATAGGCAACAGTAGGATCAGCTTGTAGTCGTTTTCCAATGCTGAGTCGATTTAGGAAAACACTTGCTATAAGAGGTTTTTCGTCATGAAATCGGGCTTCTTTCTCGATAATAGAAGCTAATATGATCAGTTCATAGAAACTATAGTTGAATTCATCAGGTAATCTTAAGGTAGCGGTTTTGTTAAAAAACTCATTGACCATCCGTCTTAGAACATATTCTTCGCTTACCCCGTCACCAAAATGATAGGTCTCCGGATAAAGAAATCCCTCTAATGATTGTACAGAAAAGCCGGTTAACATTTCTGCAAATTCGGGATCATAAGAGAGTTCAATGTAGTTTTCAGCCTTTCCAAATCCGGATGCTTCTAATCTTCTGGCGGTTTCTCTGATATTTAGCCCTTCGGGAATGGTGACCTGCTCCAGAATGATTCTACCGTCTATTAACTTTCTGGCTACTGAGGCAGTTGATAATCTGCCGGAGAAAAGATAATTGCCATAACTCAGATCTTTTTCTACACCTCTTAATCGGATATAAGCAATAAAAAGCCATTTACTGCGGATCACACCATGATTGACCAGTTTATCCGCTATGATTGCAGCCGGTTCTCCGATTTTGATCTCAACCACTACTTCCTTGATAGTAGTGGGGAATACCAGGAGGTACAATTCATAACCGATTACTATTAAGATTACTATAGCCAATACAACTGCGAATATTCTCATTTTCCTTTATCTTCACTATGCAAATAATTTTGCAAAATAATAGCAGCAGCAATTTGGTCAATATTTTCCTTACTCTCCTTAACGGTTTTCTTCTTTTTATTAAGGATATCTCTCGCTTCTGAAGAGCTGTATCTTTCATCAAAGGTTTCAATGGGCAGTGTAAGGTTGTTCTTCAAATGTCTGATGAACCGGAGAACCTCTTCTGTCTGTTTACTTGATGTACCGTCCAAATAATAGGGTACTCCAACTACTATCTTAATAACTCCCTCTTTTTGAATGATTTCAGTTAATTTCAGGATAATCTCTTCTCTATTGGTATTTATAATAGTTGAGTAAGGCGATGCAAACATCTGTAATTCATCACTAAGAGCAACACCGATCCTTTTCTGGCCATAATCAATTCCCATAATTTTTGACATTTTCTGCTCTTTTGATATATGTTTGAAGTAGGTGATTGAATTAGTAGTTATAAAAAAACAAATCAGAGCTATTAAAGATCATATGTTGGATTCGTCTCGCCAGATGATGATGCGCCATTCTTCACCTTCGGGACGTAAATAAAATCTGGCATAACCATCTGCTGTTATATTGGAAGTGCCAAAAATGGTTATCGAGAGAGTAAAATAAGTCGGGATGATTACCCAATCTTCTCTCCCTTCCTGATTATCTGTTAACCACACATCTTCCTGTGGAATCTGTAGATTTAAATATATGTGATCCGGTGAAGGGTAAGCTCCGTCAGAAGAACCTTCCTGAAAGAGATTACGATGATATTCGACCTCTTTGTCGTAATCCCACCAGCTGTCTTTAATCCCGTCTCCGTCCATATCAATGCCGATTTCATCTACTTCCATGGAGAGTAGCTCAAAACGAAATGAAGTAGAAAGACAACTCTTGAAAAGATCCAGATCTTGCTGATTATAAGATATCTCAAGATTTTTAAGGACATTACGCGGGGTTGTATTTGAGTACAATTGATGATCACCGGGAGTTTTGACAATATTAGGGTTAAACGGGTTAGTACAACCGTTTATTGATATGAACAGCATAATTAATATGCCGGCTATGATAAAGAAAGGGAGTTTATTGAGGAATGAATTCATATTTTAATCTTCCCCAAGTTACCTGATTCTCTTTGCGAAAATCTTCCCAGCGGTTAATTCGCCAAAAACCATCTGTATCTCGCTGCATGTATAGTGTCATGCTACCTATAAAGTTTGTTGTACCGGATGACCTAGTTAAAACAAGATGATAATCGCGGTAGATTACAGCAGTATCAGACTGGATTATGTCATCCTTATCTTCTATGAGCGCTAATTCTAACTCAATCTTTTTATCTATTAAACTCCGCATCTCTACTTCCATTTGTTTGTTCCAAGAGATCGGGAGATTGAAATCCTGTATATCCTGTGTATCAAAGAAAAACTCAAAATCATCACTCAAAATCGTACTGTAGCGGTTGATATTCTCATTATAATCATAGGCATAGATCAAATTATCCAACGTTTGAAAAGCAGTTATTGGAAAATGATTCCAATATACTTTACCTACTGGATCTTCTGCCTCTCTCGTTTCAAATATTCCGCAAGATGCTATCAATAACAAAAGAATGAGTAATGATGGTAATATTTCTCTAATCTTCATCAGGAATTTCGTCATCTTCTCCTTTTTCCTTTAATGTAGCTATTTCAGCTTCCAAACCACTGATGGTTTTTTCTATTTCATGGATCTTTTTGACTTTCTCAGTCAGAAACTCGTTGTCTTTGAAATCTTTATTATGTTCTAAAATATAACCACCAATCTCAGTTTTGATGTCCTTAATCTCACTTTTCATCGAGCCGATCTTCAATTTCAAGCGTGATAATTTGGACAATTCTTCAACCTTGTCAAAGGCCTTCGACATGGCGCTGTTAATCTCACGGCGAATATTTTCCATAAACGCTTTTGTATCCATAAAAACCTCCAGTTTTTTTTCAATTTTCTCCTAATGGATATAATCTATAGTTCTTATGAAATGTCAAGAACTTTTGGAATATGGTATTTAAGATTCTCTACACAACCAAGAACTTTATGTTAATCCATTAAACTGAGTTAAAATATTATGGCATTTCTTGTAGGGGCGATTCACGAAGCGCCCTATAATTCATTTTTATAATGCCTTTAG of the Candidatus Cloacimonadota bacterium genome contains:
- a CDS encoding histidine phosphatase family protein encodes the protein MRVYIIRHGTASHLLEDYNKKLTYSQFVNILESWKKSTLTPLGKEEIAKQVKALQNMYSFIFYSPMKRTQQTAKAFLHDPHDFTHSKSVPQLEEIYITPPLLPNTIKIKLKYWIFLCLLKSIFTLKIVRYYIQARQIIKMVKRVKNDILIISHQARIFTLIVYAFLNPNWKVIKTDFNPAGVCIIEKRGKS
- a CDS encoding PTS sugar transporter subunit IIA, whose product is MLEKYTNHDLVLLNPQIDNKEALFKVMTDHLHNKGYIENRHRFYRALVAREQAANTAIFPHIAIPHAGCKSVGRLFLLIVVSKKGINYEHPTYDPVNIAFLFGCDNQHNKEYLRLLAKSARLLKNPTFSEKLINANNIDEVLSTIREYDQDIDQEETHDNLLLVITLFKKHKLPDLLTSMLDVGIHNAEVITSSSMSRRIAYHIPVFAGLSIQSKKKSLESVVVMANITDKKTPQHLTSILKEHELDFSQAGVGFMQVFHSSIIIGNIDEFS
- a CDS encoding cation:proton antiporter; this encodes MNHVMNLVLQIALILFMANILRAVSIKIKFPPVISLILLGIVLGPSLLNYVQKNGIIEWIAQIGILFLIFEAGIQTNLHKLKEESKKAISPALGGVIFPFSTGFILSMLFNYSLVSSLFIGAIFTATSISISVITLMDIDKLKSIEGRTIVNSAIIDDILGILLVSFIFGLSIEKTSTTALYQSELFLAIIKIVFYFIIAFAVGLYLLPAIFLNSKKLNLDGSILSLSVAIIFIYSWFAEMSGLAAITGAYLAGLFIGQTEYRNLINSGISQVGKSFFIDFFFIGIGLTLHLGELSIKPLYLVLFVILALVSKFLGSAAGARIASFDVTRATRIGFGMIPRGEVALIIASMGLRRDLISVDVLSATVLMVIISSLVAPFLIKFSYKKFRKETF
- a CDS encoding PTS sugar transporter subunit IIA translates to MLSHYINKDLVIIEPQVQNKEELFEKMVNHLYNMDYILNKKAFLQALQDREDVSNTELMPGIALPHSRSDSVEKLFMSIVLIKDGLDFGNPDMGKAKIIFFFGTSDKFNKEYLQLLAKSARLLKIEEFRDNLLQCKEPSQVIQLLDEYDKPEDEAEESKVYYTMIITLHETHRLDDLLTSMVELGITNASLMESTSLSSKISLDIPVFSGMYFDETKKHKESKVIICLINDQKTAHRLAELLKENNLDFNKQGVGFIQIIETSLLIGNPDEEIEL
- the mltG gene encoding endolytic transglycosylase MltG, which translates into the protein MRIFAVVLAIVILIVIGYELYLLVFPTTIKEVVVEIKIGEPAAIIADKLVNHGVIRSKWLFIAYIRLRGVEKDLSYGNYLFSGRLSTASVARKLIDGRIILEQVTIPEGLNIRETARRLEASGFGKAENYIELSYDPEFAEMLTGFSVQSLEGFLYPETYHFGDGVSEEYVLRRMVNEFFNKTATLRLPDEFNYSFYELIILASIIEKEARFHDEKPLIASVFLNRLSIGKRLQADPTVAYALSKNGIQRTTIYYVDLQIDSPYNTYRRAGLPPTPICNPSVLSMQAVLDPADSEFLYFFAGKRGRHIFSKTYTEHLNKQRALRNRPREGT
- the ruvX gene encoding Holliday junction resolvase RuvX, encoding MSKIMGIDYGQKRIGVALSDELQMFASPYSTIINTNREEIILKLTEIIQKEGVIKIVVGVPYYLDGTSSKQTEEVLRFIRHLKNNLTLPIETFDERYSSSEARDILNKKKKTVKESKENIDQIAAAIILQNYLHSEDKGK